Proteins from a single region of Bogoriella caseilytica:
- a CDS encoding helix-turn-helix domain-containing protein: MPEPIDQTLDTVGPRLKHLRLRRDVTLTTLAEETGISTSTLSRLEAGLRRPTLEQLLPLASYYGVTLDSLVDAPRTANPRIDLRPVSCADGSIIIPLTRRPGGVQAYKFVLPAGSDDAVPQLRSHEGFDWAYVLNGTLRLVLGDQDELLQAGEAVEFDTRTPHWFGATSTGPVEYLSLVGRHGQRAHVHAGVDR, translated from the coding sequence ATGCCAGAGCCCATCGACCAGACTCTCGACACCGTCGGACCACGTCTGAAGCACCTGCGCCTGCGCCGCGACGTCACCCTCACCACGCTCGCCGAGGAGACGGGCATCTCCACGAGCACCCTGTCTCGCCTGGAGGCCGGGCTCCGCCGGCCGACGCTGGAGCAACTCCTGCCGTTGGCCAGCTACTACGGCGTCACTCTCGACTCGCTGGTGGACGCTCCCCGGACGGCGAACCCGCGTATTGATCTGCGTCCCGTTTCGTGCGCAGACGGCTCGATCATCATCCCGCTCACCCGACGGCCCGGCGGCGTCCAGGCGTACAAGTTCGTGCTGCCCGCAGGCAGTGACGACGCCGTTCCCCAACTGCGCTCCCACGAGGGGTTCGACTGGGCCTACGTCCTCAACGGCACCTTGCGACTGGTGCTCGGTGACCAGGACGAACTCCTGCAGGCCGGGGAGGCTGTCGAGTTCGATACCCGGACCCCTCACTGGTTCGGAGCCACCAGCACAGGACCGGTCGAGTACCTCAGCCTGGTCGGACGACACGGCCAGCGCGCCCACGTGCACGCCGGCGTCGATCGCTAG
- a CDS encoding DUF305 domain-containing protein, with product MRKTKHAPFVAACAAGLLLLAGCTDEVGPETGEDEATEPSPAEETEPEEADGTAEPNEADIEYAANMILHHEQAVEMSEILLAKDDVEPEVASLAEAIQDAQGPEIAQMEAWLEDWGYGPDEDGSLHHGEHDDHSAAGHQGMLGDEEIEQLTEASGPEASRLFLQQMIIHHQGAVLMAEEHLENGQHPEALALSEDVVSDQSAEIEEMQELLEQLQ from the coding sequence ATGCGGAAGACGAAGCACGCACCGTTCGTGGCGGCATGCGCCGCCGGGTTGCTGCTCCTGGCCGGCTGCACCGACGAGGTGGGACCGGAGACCGGGGAGGATGAGGCCACGGAGCCGAGCCCGGCCGAGGAGACCGAGCCGGAGGAAGCCGACGGCACTGCTGAACCCAACGAGGCCGATATCGAGTATGCCGCGAACATGATCCTTCACCATGAGCAGGCCGTGGAGATGTCCGAGATCCTCCTGGCCAAGGACGATGTCGAGCCCGAGGTGGCTTCGCTCGCCGAGGCCATCCAGGACGCTCAGGGACCCGAGATCGCGCAGATGGAGGCCTGGCTCGAGGACTGGGGCTACGGTCCCGATGAGGACGGCAGCCTGCACCACGGCGAGCACGACGATCACAGCGCGGCGGGCCACCAGGGCATGCTGGGAGACGAAGAGATCGAACAGCTCACCGAGGCGAGCGGCCCGGAAGCCTCCCGGCTCTTCCTGCAGCAGATGATCATCCACCACCAGGGCGCCGTGCTCATGGCCGAAGAACACCTCGAGAACGGCCAGCACCCCGAGGCGCTCGCGCTGTCCGAGGACGTCGTCTCCGACCAGAGCGCCGAGATCGAGGAGATGCAGGAACTGCTCGAGCAGCTGCAGTGA
- a CDS encoding DUF6518 family protein, translating to MNTSSEPRYIDSGSAMIPRAVIVAVLSFVLGGLTFYAQGFLPDAAVPFANSSSGWTLLTSLLVFGSRFRPAAAAVLGAVSFVLLVLGYAVVAGLEGLYYNPLLFSMIGVIAGPAVGAATSWLRARGFRAAAGTGVLAGIGLGDGLFGLTVVHETTEPGYWWAVVAIAVILLAVMLVRRIRGAGPAILAVAGSAAMAGAFLIVYQYVGARGLG from the coding sequence ATGAACACGAGCAGCGAGCCGCGCTACATCGATTCCGGCTCTGCCATGATCCCCCGCGCGGTCATCGTGGCCGTGCTCAGTTTTGTCCTCGGCGGCCTGACGTTCTACGCACAAGGGTTCCTGCCCGACGCCGCCGTTCCCTTCGCGAACTCCTCCAGCGGTTGGACTCTCCTCACATCTCTGCTCGTGTTCGGCTCGCGGTTCCGCCCGGCCGCCGCGGCGGTGCTGGGTGCGGTCAGCTTCGTGCTCCTCGTCCTCGGGTACGCCGTGGTGGCGGGCCTGGAGGGCCTGTACTACAACCCGCTGCTGTTCTCGATGATCGGTGTCATCGCAGGCCCCGCGGTGGGCGCAGCGACCTCATGGTTGCGGGCCAGAGGCTTCCGCGCCGCCGCGGGTACCGGCGTGCTCGCCGGTATCGGACTCGGCGACGGGCTCTTCGGCCTCACCGTGGTCCACGAGACCACCGAACCCGGCTATTGGTGGGCGGTCGTGGCCATCGCCGTGATCCTGCTCGCGGTGATGCTCGTGCGCAGGATTCGCGGTGCCGGCCCGGCGATCCTTGCGGTCGCCGGATCCGCAGCCATGGCGGGCGCCTTCCTCATCGTCTACCAGTACGTCGGAGCGCGCGGCCTCGGGTAG
- a CDS encoding D-alanine--D-alanine ligase family protein produces the protein MSGRVVVIGGGQNVEHEVSVASATAVSTALRHSGVEVERWDVGTDGLWWIGGDPLGVTPAQSLAAAVMQLRATDVVFPCVHGPLGEDGVLAALCALAQVRVVGSGVAAGAVGKDKQWSKVMARDAGVQVTPGFVVSGADAVAFEREVVVKPVSSGSSHGVSLVADAAELAGAIRRAGELSSDGGVLVEHVVHGREIDVAVLREADGTRWAAPPLEIHASGLFDTATKYNGSARFTVPAALEPAETQALSQAALDLFDAFGCRGVARMDFFLTDHGVVFNEVNTMPGMTAASQVPRMFRAAGVEYDELVRRLVAGAAIPGHSATGPSAQAAVGLQ, from the coding sequence ATGAGTGGTCGCGTGGTGGTGATCGGTGGCGGCCAGAACGTTGAGCACGAGGTCTCCGTCGCTTCGGCGACGGCGGTATCAACGGCGTTGCGGCATTCCGGCGTTGAGGTCGAGCGATGGGACGTCGGCACCGACGGTCTGTGGTGGATCGGAGGCGATCCGCTCGGCGTCACTCCGGCACAGAGCCTGGCCGCCGCGGTCATGCAGCTGCGGGCCACGGACGTCGTCTTCCCCTGCGTGCACGGGCCTCTCGGCGAAGACGGCGTGCTGGCGGCGCTGTGCGCGCTGGCGCAGGTGCGCGTGGTCGGATCCGGAGTCGCGGCCGGCGCCGTGGGGAAGGATAAGCAGTGGTCCAAAGTGATGGCGCGGGATGCCGGCGTGCAGGTCACGCCCGGATTCGTGGTCTCGGGCGCCGACGCCGTGGCCTTCGAGCGGGAGGTCGTGGTCAAACCAGTGAGTTCAGGCTCGAGTCATGGTGTCTCGCTGGTGGCCGACGCTGCGGAGCTGGCCGGGGCGATCCGTCGGGCGGGAGAGCTCTCCAGTGACGGCGGGGTGCTGGTCGAGCACGTCGTGCACGGCCGGGAGATCGACGTCGCCGTGTTGCGCGAAGCCGACGGCACCCGCTGGGCCGCTCCCCCACTCGAGATCCACGCCTCCGGCCTCTTCGACACCGCGACCAAGTACAACGGTTCCGCGCGATTCACCGTCCCGGCGGCGCTGGAACCTGCCGAGACGCAGGCGTTAAGCCAGGCCGCCCTGGACCTCTTCGACGCTTTCGGCTGCCGCGGCGTGGCGCGCATGGACTTCTTCCTCACCGATCACGGTGTGGTGTTCAACGAGGTGAACACCATGCCGGGAATGACGGCGGCCTCTCAGGTTCCGCGCATGTTCCGCGCCGCGGGAGTCGAGTACGACGAGTTGGTGAGAAGACTCGTCGCGGGGGCGGCGATCCCGGGTCACTCAGCGACCGGTCCTTCCGCGCAAGCGGCGGTCGGGCTCCAGTAG
- the alr gene encoding alanine racemase produces MPGTTAVPTLPRCPRAATGPRPASGTQGARPTLHLDRAAVTANVRTIRAQTGSRVMAVVKANGFGLGTVPVARAALDGGASWLGVTDLDDAELLRRAGLTAPVLAWLHPGGLDVEQAVRARTDLAVGLVEELQQVVDQAPGLVRVHLHLDTGMARGGVPRAEWPALMRLARRAQDGGHLRVVGLMGHLPEADRADPERNAPGVEAFAVGLRLAVSWGLWPLLTHLGATAAALTDPATRFEMVRIGAGLVGIDPSSTTQLRAAGRLTAPVTHAAEVPAGTRVGYGGTHVTTSATHLSVLGLGYVDGLPRELSPDAAVEIGGRRHRVVGRVSMDQMVIDTGAISYPRGTLATVFGPAGTAAPTVQEWAAWAGTIPHVILAGIGSRVRRTVA; encoded by the coding sequence ATGCCCGGCACCACCGCCGTTCCGACGTTGCCGCGATGCCCACGCGCCGCAACCGGCCCGCGCCCCGCCTCCGGCACACAAGGGGCCAGGCCCACTTTGCACCTCGATCGTGCCGCTGTCACGGCGAACGTCCGCACCATCCGCGCCCAGACCGGATCCCGAGTGATGGCGGTCGTCAAGGCCAATGGGTTCGGCCTCGGCACGGTGCCGGTGGCGCGGGCGGCCCTGGACGGCGGTGCGAGCTGGTTAGGCGTGACCGACCTCGATGATGCCGAGCTGCTGCGCCGGGCCGGTCTGACCGCACCGGTCTTGGCCTGGCTACATCCCGGTGGTCTCGACGTCGAGCAGGCCGTACGCGCCCGCACCGATCTGGCGGTGGGTTTGGTGGAGGAGCTGCAGCAGGTGGTGGATCAGGCACCCGGCCTGGTGCGCGTACACCTCCACCTCGACACCGGCATGGCCAGGGGCGGGGTCCCGCGAGCGGAGTGGCCGGCACTGATGCGGCTGGCTCGCCGGGCACAGGATGGCGGCCACCTCCGGGTCGTGGGTCTGATGGGGCATCTGCCCGAGGCCGACCGTGCCGATCCGGAGCGCAATGCGCCCGGGGTCGAGGCCTTTGCGGTCGGCCTGCGCCTGGCGGTCTCCTGGGGTCTATGGCCGCTTCTCACCCACCTGGGTGCGACAGCGGCGGCGCTCACCGACCCGGCAACGCGCTTCGAGATGGTACGCATCGGTGCCGGCCTGGTGGGCATCGATCCCTCCAGCACCACCCAGCTCCGGGCCGCCGGCCGCTTGACGGCGCCGGTGACGCATGCCGCTGAGGTGCCCGCGGGTACCCGGGTGGGCTACGGCGGTACCCATGTCACGACGTCGGCGACCCACCTGAGCGTGCTGGGGTTGGGGTACGTCGACGGCCTGCCCCGCGAGCTCTCGCCTGATGCCGCGGTGGAGATCGGCGGACGCCGCCACCGCGTCGTCGGGCGGGTGTCCATGGACCAGATGGTCATCGACACGGGAGCCATCAGTTATCCGCGGGGCACGCTCGCCACGGTGTTCGGCCCGGCGGGCACGGCCGCGCCGACCGTTCAGGAGTGGGCCGCATGGGCGGGAACCATCCCGCACGTCATTCTCGCGGGCATCGGCTCGCGAGTCAGGAGGACAGTCGCATGA